A genomic region of Haemorhous mexicanus isolate bHaeMex1 chromosome 14, bHaeMex1.pri, whole genome shotgun sequence contains the following coding sequences:
- the NEXMIF gene encoding neurite extension and migration factor, whose product MDDQQEQDCASEDQETILINGVKENESHALDADERPCSAAEAAAPFPALSAAPKEGPACHRAPTAKKPCLLSPPSPLRLTDVPEHASDDSSAHAISLTSCVTKGMSSWSLPGDCEKAPFTMMEPGGMSALTGDCLMQPSRTCLGCFIESKDGIDAEPGISLKVGDINRDYDTCSVSDIGIHCMSTGETMRYGDQLLSDQLLSFPMHKSRAADKRDAEKSDSDSEDPTQKNYYEGLLLDKCNGEEPLLTNPNQEWGYFESFISESKIELLDLCSKNELSVNLFSEEDVDNYMFDDDDSTLGSDVCSLKIRYESFQDNVREKTTTLQEDAQFNFFPSVFSNCTKRDSRSTLKRGPSGATDPAQFKSEEGIIWGEEEEDGEEEDGEEEEKAALNKSCNSTEMVQYVGSKRSHFLDSVNSTEDSGEFSDDSTCTESSYDVLRDIKDCSRYLARDHSGSFIQQNYGLRAKRKVRYSDDYLYDVDSIENEKILDKKEWLPDGPKEEDDDEWCPKKRRKVSRKEPPVIIKYIIINRFKGEKHMLVKLSKVDANETTVTLNEELLSKYKKLAPLKGFWQERQQSRLDLLRSSLYHKQNFYLNGSDASFLPHPRKRKCKLANRHRIQRIKAIEQSVNKLGSCSSDHKQPCSSKEDVGLKGLPALAIATPSCANGLHVHDIAGIAVKCKPQEREHKGTERKVLRRIKFKSEARLKCKKIKAATSTAEDSPALENQDSAARLKDENSPCASDSSHLPECHEDKVAKNSPFLPSTSSSDKPLPSANITTNVPLIPGGYLQTLLDASDLSSNTGIPYFAQHPSEQQQQQQQQHPLPSIVPPEKPFSSLQPAQSCVLSPPSESELQQSPGHLEMEQGSFGSMWPASKGSERQDFPGDVPEAAGMPSEFAPSTDGLPASGYTQVNLNSGKLLYQKNYMPDSQQVQSDDSYQSCHFNNGEGRFHFQRGTLSTDDGRLISFDSVGSLSVSSSNYSSLSLKSCEKDGEDDINDDFLAHCSPKLVIQQSIDEITPLKESTDLLDISNFTPDRFRQSSLSEMSPPDTPNLSPQIAGSDAKPLGTLKGFQESPQASLNSSEKVKWNCGVLQTEDQADNGFALNNHQFQFHMFNDEDSVSLLEKSPCLSTFNEPSGQISTNSKVSKSKRKSSSSKNVGTNQSSSQKATRKKSPKTNKGTDKPQGKNSRQAPKSTRKGKNAAGVNGEKAPAVGGRVVTQLGTVATATKGVAEGTQHCGPAGLKLGKHNGLSGEWALGKEGGTGWSEASLGNATSLLDDDQREFEEPSNILSNIASGMADVQRFMMASIEPLWGPVGHNSVPDIFRSPESNSLKLKTLKILAGTSQETKKKANGGSPGAAKNHKSNNKGSSKNSKAVTCDPGRPNCSTGFTTDIHAPFFDKNYSNLSTLGNNGPTHKKLYRHKSSSKSLRDENCKIKRTDRDQPHKDPPVTAAFEKLR is encoded by the coding sequence AGTCGCACGCCCTGGACGCCGACGAGAGGCCCTGCAGCGCGGCCGAGGCAGCGGCGCCGTTCCCGGCGCTGAGCGCGGCTCCCAAGGAGGGCCCCGCGTGCCACCGCGCCCCGACGGCCAAGAAGCCGTGCCTGCTGAGCCCGCCGTCGCCGCTGCGCCTCACGGATGTCCCCGAGCACGCCTCGGACGACTCCTCGGCCCACGCCATCTCCCTGACGTCCTGCGTGACCAAGGGCATGAGCTCCTGGTCGCTGCCGGGCGACTGCGAGAAGGCCCCGTTCACCATGATGGAGCCCGGGGGGATGTCGGCGCTGACGGGAGACTGCCTGATGCAGCCGAGCCGGACCTGTCTGGGCTGCTTTATTGAATCCAAGGACGGCATTGATGCGGAGCCGGGAATAAGCTTGAAAGTGGGGGATATAAATAGGGATTATGACACCTGTTCGGTCTCTGATATAGGGATTCACTGCATGAGCACAGGAGAAACCATGAGATATGGGGATCAACTGCTTTCAGACCAGCTTTTAAGCTTCCCTATGCATAAATCGAGGGCAGCGGACAAAAGAGATGCAGAGAAATCTGACAGTGATTCAGAGGACCCCACTCAGAAAAATTATTACGAGGGATTACTATTAGACAAATGCAATGGTGAGGAACCTTTACTAACAAATCCCAACCAGGAATGGGGCTATTTTGAATCTTTCATTAGTGAAAGTAAAATTGAGCTGCTTGACCTCTGCTCCAAAAATGAGCTTTCCGTAAATCTGTTTTCTGAGGAAGACGTGGACAATTACATGTTCGATGATGACGATTCCACCTTGGGAAGTGACGTCTGCTCCCTAAAGATTAGATACGAATCTTTCCAGGACAATGTGCGGGAGAAGACCACTACGCTACAAGAGGACGCCCAGTTCAACTTCTTCCCCAGCGTGTTCAGCAACTGCACCaaaagggacagcaggagcaccCTGAAAAGGGGGCCCAGCGGTGCCACCGACCCTGCACAATTCAAATCCGAGGAAGGCATCAtctggggggaggaggaggaggacggcGAGGAAGAGGacggtgaggaggaggagaaagctgCCTTAAATAAATCTTGCAACAGCACAGAGATGGTGCAGTACGTGGGCTCCAAGAGGAGCCACTTCTTGGACTCGGTGAATTCCACAGAGGACTCCGGGGAGTTCAGCGACGACAGCACCTGCACGGAGTCCTCCTACGACGTGCTGCGGGACATCAAGGACTGCAGCCGGTACCTGGCCCGGGACCACTCCGGCTCCTTCATCCAGCAGAACTACGGGCTGCGGGCCAAGAGGAAAGTGCGATACAGCGACGACTACCTGTACGATGTGGACTCCATCGAGAACGAGAAGATCCTGGACAAGAAGGAGTGGCTCCCGGACGGGCCCAAGGAGGAGGACGACGATGAGTGGTGCCCCAAGAAACGGCGAAAAGTCTCTCGCAAGGAGCCCCCCGTGATCATCAAGTACATCATCATTAACAGGTTTAAAGGGGAGAAGCATATGCTGGTGAAGCTCAGCAAAGTGGATGCCAATGAGACAACTGTTACTCTGAACGAGGAGCTGCTCAGCAAATACAAGAAGCTGGCCCCACTGAAGGGCTTctggcaggagaggcagcagagccgGCTGGATTTGCTCAGATCGTCTCTCTACCACAAGCAGAATTTCTATCTTAACGGCTCAGATGCTTCGTTCCTCCCTCACCCACGGAAGCGAAAATGCAAGCTAGCAAACAGGCACCGGATTCAAAGAATTAAAGCCATCGAGCAATCAGTGAACAAGCTGGGCTCTTGCTCCTCTGATCACAAGCAGCCTTGCAGCAGTAAGGAGGACGTGGGCCTGAAAGGGCTGCCGGCATTAGCCATTGCCACCCCCAGCTGTGCCAATGGATTGCACGTCCACGACATCGCGGGCATCGCCGTGAAATGCAAACCGCAGGAGCGGGAGCACAAGGGGACGGAGCGGAAAGTGCTCCGCAGAATCAAATTCAAAAGTGAAGCCAGGTTGAAGTGCAAGAAGATTAAAGCTGCCACCAGTACGGCAGAGGACTCCCCAGCACTGGAAAACCAGGACTCCGCAGCGCGTCTGAAGGACGAAAACAGTCCCTGTGCTTCAGACAGCTCCCATCTCCCAGAGTGCCACGAGGATAAGGTTGCTAAAAATTCTCCTTTCCTACCATCCACCTCCTCTTCAGACAAGCCTCTGCCATCTGCTAATATCACCACCAATGTACCCCTGATCCCCGGAGGGTATCTGCAGACGTTGTTAGATGCTTCAGATCTGTCGAGCAACACGGGTATCCCGTACTTCGCCCAGCACCCCtccgagcagcagcagcagcagcagcagcagcacccgcTCCCCAGCATCGTCCCGCCGGAAAAGCCCTTCTCGTCCCTGCAGCCGGCGCAGAGCTGCGTGCTCTCCCCGCCCTCTGAGTCCGAGCTGCAGCAGTCACCCGGCCACTtggagatggagcagggcagcttCGGCAGCATGTGGCCGGCCAGCAAGGGCAGCGAGCGCCAGGACTTCCCCGGGGACGTGCCAGAGGCGGCCGGAATGCCGAGCGAGTTCGCCCCGAGCACGGACGGCCTCCCCGCCTCTGGATACACTCAAGTCAATCTGAATAGCGGGAAATTGCTATACCAAAAAAATTACATGCCGGATAGCCAACAAGTGCAGTCTGATGATTCTTATCAGTCATGTCATTTCAATAATGGAGAGGGGCGCTTTCATTTCCAACGAGGTACACTCAGTACGGATGATGGCAGGCTCATTAGTTTTGATTCAGTGGGTTCATTGTCAGTTAGTTCTAGCAATTACAGTTCTTTAAGTTTAAAGTCTTGTGAAAAGGACGGCGAGGATGATATTAATGATGATTTCTTGGCCCATTGCAGTCCCAAGCTAGTGATCCAGCAGAGCATAGATGAAATCACCCCTTTGAAGGAGTCCACAGACCTTTTAGACATTTCCAACTTCACGCCTGATAGGTTCCGCCAGTCGTCGCTTTCGGAGATGTCCCCTCCAGACACTCCCAACCTGTCCCCACAGATAGCTGGCTCCGATGCCAAGCCTCTGGGCACCCTGAAGGGCTTTCAGGAGAGTCCCCAGGCCTCCCTCAACAGTTCCGAGAAGGTCAAGTGGAACTGTGGGGTCCTGCAGACCGAGGATCAGGCAGATAATGGGTTTGCTTTAAATAATCACCAGTTCCAGTTCCATATGTTCAACGATGAAGATTCTGTCAGCCTTCTCGAAAAGAGTCCATGCTTGTCAACATTTAATGAGCCATCTGGTCAAATTAGCACCAATAGCAAAGTGTCAAAATCGAAGAGGAAAAGTTCATCCAGCAAGAATGTGGGTACAAACCAAAGCTCTTCCCAGAAAGCCACCCggaaaaaatcacccaaaaccaacaaaggAACCGATAAGCCGCAAGGGAAAAACTCCAGGCAGGCACCCAAATCCaccaggaaagggaaaaatgcagcaggagTCAATGGCGAGAAGGCTCCAGCTGTTGGTGGCAGGGTGGTCACTCAGCTGGGCACCGTGGCCACGGCCACCAAGGGCGTGGCCGAGGGCACTCAGCACTGCGGCCCAGCGGGGTTGAAGCTGGGCAAGCACAACGGGCTCTCTGGAGAGTGGGCACTGGGAAAAGAGGGGGGCACGGGCTGGTCAGAAGCCAGCCTGGGCAACGCCACCAGCCTCCTGGATGACGACCAGAGGGAGTTCGAGGAACCTTCCAACATCCTGTCCAACATCGCGTCGGGAATGGCCGATGTGCAGAGGTTTATGATGGCCTCCATTGAGCCCTTGTGGGGGCCCGTCGGCCACAACAGCGTTCCAGACATATTCCGGTCACCGGAGTCCAACAGCCTGAAACTGAAAACTCTTAAAATTTTGGCAGGGACGTCCCAAGAGACGAAGAAGAAGGCGAACGGTGGCTCACCGGGGGCGGCAAAGAACCACAAGTCAAACAACAAGGGCTCAAGCAAAAACAGCAAAGCTGTGACCTGTGACCCTGGTCGCCCCAACTGCTCCACCGGGTTCACCACGGACATTCACGCTCCCTTTTTTGATAAAAACTATAGTAACCTGAGCACTTTAGGCAATAATGGACCTACCCATAAAAAACTCTACCGTCATAAATCCAGTTCGAAATCACTGAGGGATGAGAACTGTAAAATCAAGCGGACGGACCGCGATCAGCCCCACAAGGACCCACCCGTGACAGCTGCTTTTGAGAAACTGAGGTAA